Proteins encoded by one window of Castor canadensis chromosome 2, mCasCan1.hap1v2, whole genome shotgun sequence:
- the Tril gene encoding TLR4 interactor with leucine rich repeats, protein MEAVRTVRFLLVLCGCLAIPPRAEPVCPDRCDCQHPQHLLCTNRGLRAVPKTSSLPSPQDVLTYSLGGNFITNITAFDFHRLGQLRRLDLQYNQIRSLHPKTFEKLSRLEELYLGNNLLQALAPGTLAPLRKLRILYANGNEIGRLSRGSFEGLESLVKLRLDGNALGALPDAVFSPLSNLLYLHLESNRIRVLGKNAFAQLGKLRFLNLSANELQPSLRHAATFAPLRSLSTLILSANSLQHLGPRVFQHLPRLGLLSLRGNQLTHLAPETFWGLEALRELRLEGNRLSQLPLALLEPLQSLEALDLSGNELSVLHPATFGHLGRLRELSLRDNALSALSGDIFAASPALYRLDLDGNGWTCDCRLRGLKRWMGDWHSQGRLLTVFVQCRHPPALRGKYLDYLDDQLLQNGSCANASPSPTADSRQRSPSTTAREEMTPPVGDLVEELPPQPEPQQRGRFLAGVAWDGAARELMSNRSLRLSRRGPGLQHHGPSAVAAVGRAPQPLDLHEKRERVRPTRVDPVHTEPTPTAEPASAPLPARDSKERAAKQRLAAEQQEHAAQSDGGVGLPPLVSDPCDFNKFILCNLTVEVVGTDSASVRWAVREHRSPGPLGGARFRLLFDRFGQQPKFHRFVYLPERSDSATLRELRGDTPYLVCVEGVLGGRVCPVAPRDHCAGLVTLPEAGSRGGVDYQLLTMALLAVNALLVLLALAAWASRWLRRKLRARRKGGAPVHVRHMYSTRRPLRSMGTGVSADFSGFQSHRPRTTVCALNEADLIEFPCDRFMDSAGGGASGSLRREDHLLQRFAD, encoded by the coding sequence ATGGAGGCTGTCCGCACCGTGCGCTTCCTGCTCGTGCTGTGCGGCTGCCTTGCGATCCCGCCGCGGGCAGAGCCCGTGTGCCCAGATCGCTGCGACTGCCAGCACCCCCAGCACCTTCTGTGCACCAACAGGGGGCTCCGCGCTGTGCCCAAGACCAGCTCTCTGCCTAGCCCCCAAGACGTGCTCACCTACAGTCTAGGTGGCAACTTCATAACTAACATCACCGCCTTCGACTTCCATCGTCTGGGACAACTCCGACGGCTGGACCTGCAGTACAATCAGATCCGCTCTCTGCACCCCAAGACCTTCGAGAAGCTCTCGCGGCTGGAGGAGCTCTACTTGGGAAACAACCTCTTGCAGGCGCTGGCGCCGGGCACGCTGGCCCCCCTGCGCAAGCTGCGCATCCTCTACGCCAACGGAAACGAGATCGGCCGCCTGAGCCGCGGTTCCTTCGAGGGCCTGGAGAGTTTAGTCAAGTTGCGGCTGGATGGGAACGCCCTGGGGGCACTGCCGGACGCAGTTTTCTCCCCCTTGAGCAACCTGCTCTACCTACATCTGGAGTCTAACCGGATCCGCGTTTTGGGCAAGAATGCCTTCGCCCAACTGGGCAAGTTACGCTTCCTTAACCTCTCTGCCAACGAGCTGCAGCCCTCCCTACGCCACGCGGCCACCTTCGCACCGCTGCGCTCCCTGTCCACTCTCATCCTCTCTGCTAACAGTCTGCAGCACCTCGGCCCGCGCGTCTTCCAGCACCTGCCGCGCCTCGGCCTGCTCTCGCTCAGGGGCAACCAGCTCACGCATCTCGCGCCTGAGACCTTTTGGGGGTTGGAGGCCCTTCGTGAGCTGCGCCTGGAGGGCAATCGGCTAAGCCAGCTTCCCTTGGCTCTGCTGGAACCTCTGCAGAGCCTGGAAGCGCTGGACCTAAGTGGTAACGAGCTGTCTGTCCTGCACCCCGCCACCTTCGGCCACCTGGGCCGGCTGCGCGAGCTCAGCCTGCGCGACAATGCGCTCAGTGCCCTCTCCGGAGACATCTTCGCCGCCAGCCCGGCCCTCTACCGGCTGGATCTAGACGGCAACGGTTGGACCTGCGACTGCCGGCTTCGGGGCCTGAAACGCTGGATGGGCGACTGGCACTCGCAGGGCCGGCTCCTCACGGTCTTTGTGCAGTGTCGCCACCCCCCGGCCCTGCGGGGCAAGTACCTGGATTACCTGGATGACCAGCTGCTGCAGAACGGGTCTTGTGCGAATGCCTCGCCCTCGCCAACCGCCGACAGTAGACAGCGGTCCCCGTCCACAACTGCCAGGGAGGAGATGACGCCCCCTGTAGGAGATCTCGTGGAAGAGCTGCCACCGCAGCCGGAGCCCCAGCAGCGGGGGCGATTTCTAGCTGGGGTGGCCTGGGATGGGGCCGCCAGGGAGCTCATGAGCAACCGTAGTCTAAGGTTGAGCCGGCGGGGTCCGGGCCTCCAGCATCACGGCCCCTCTGCTGTTGCGGCAGTGGGCCGTGCTCCACAGCCCCTGGACCTTCATGAGAAGCGGGAGCGGGTACGTCCGACTCGTGTGGATCCCGTCCACACGGAGCCCACCCCGACTGCCGAGCCTGCCTCTGCGCCACTGCCTGCCAGGGACTCCAAGGAGCGCGCAGCAAAGCAGCGCCTGGCCGCGGAGCAGCAGGAGCACGCTGCCCAGTCAGATGGCGGGGTCGGGCTTCCGCCTCTGGTGTCGGACCCGTGTGACTTCAACAAGTTCATTTTGTGCAACTTGACGGTGGAGGTGGTGGGCACCGACAGCGCCTCGGTGCGCTGGGCCGTGCGCGAGCACCGTAGCCCGGGGCCGCTGGGTGGCGCGCGCTTCCGCCTGCTCTTCGATCGTTTTGGCCAGCAGCCCAAGTTCCACCGCTTCGTCTACCTGCCCGAGCGCAGCGACTCGGCCACGCTGCGCGAACTGCGCGGGGACACCCCCTACCTGGTGTGTGTGGAGGGCGTGCTTGGGGGCCGAGTTTGCCCCGTGGCCCCCCGGGACCACTGCGCAGGATTGGTCACCCTGCCAGAGGCAGGGAGCCGGGGTGGCGTCGACTACCAGCTGCTGACCATGGCTCTTCTGGCAGTCAACGCGCTGCTGGTGCTCTTGGCCTTGGCGGCTTGGGCCTCGCGCTGGCTGCGGAGGAAGCTGCGCGCCAGACGGAAAGGCGGGGCCCCGGTCCACGTGCGCCACATGTACTCCACCCGACGGCCCCTGCGCTCCATGGGCACCGGCGTGTCCGCGGACTTCTCGGGATTCCAGTCGCACCGGCCACGCACTACGGTGTGCGCGCTCAACGAGGCAGACCTCATTGAGTTCCCCTGCGACCGCTTCATGGACAGTGCTGGCGGTGGCGCAAGTGGCAGCTTGAGACGGGAGGATCACCTCCTACAAAGATTTGCAGACTAG